One window from the genome of Amycolatopsis sp. NBC_01480 encodes:
- a CDS encoding DUF58 domain-containing protein gives MLRALSGLTTRGRCLLAAGIAAAVCSLVLNERDLLRVAIFVVALPLLVAAFISATRLRLGAARALRPERVAVGAHSEVHLELWRSGRLPGGEVLLEDGVPYALGSRPRFVVERLPHDRRVLLRYPLQPMMRGIQQVGPLRATITDPFGLCEFERELIGHSRLVVVPRVVPLWGLPGGSGAGAGDDGTVRLHAGQGEPDVIVRHYRTGDDMRKVHWRSTARRDEIMVRVEERPWRGGTTVLLDHRAAAHHGTGPAASLEWAVSFAASVSLHLRRSGHRVRLVNEHGLTLADAPGDGGEGYDNVVLDALAALQPAHQRDITLGHDPAESQELIAVLGTVSAESVHELSRYRRRGVRSLAVLLDTPSWSGAPEQRAAATEDSAELLRAAGWGVVIAAPQSSMPQVWSELCRTGSNRGALIGGAR, from the coding sequence CGGCCGTTGTCTCCTGGCCGCGGGCATCGCCGCGGCGGTGTGCTCGCTGGTGCTCAACGAGCGTGACCTGCTGCGCGTCGCCATCTTCGTGGTGGCGCTGCCGCTGCTGGTCGCCGCGTTCATCTCGGCCACCCGGCTGCGCCTCGGCGCGGCGCGGGCGCTGAGGCCCGAGCGCGTCGCCGTCGGCGCGCACAGCGAGGTGCACCTCGAGCTGTGGCGCAGCGGACGGCTGCCAGGCGGCGAGGTGCTGCTCGAGGACGGCGTGCCGTACGCGCTGGGCTCGCGGCCGCGGTTCGTCGTCGAGCGGCTGCCGCACGACCGCCGGGTGCTGCTGCGTTACCCGCTGCAGCCGATGATGCGCGGGATCCAGCAGGTGGGGCCGCTGCGCGCAACCATCACGGACCCGTTCGGGCTGTGCGAGTTCGAGCGTGAGCTGATCGGCCACTCGCGGCTGGTCGTCGTCCCGCGAGTGGTGCCCCTGTGGGGGCTGCCCGGCGGGTCCGGCGCCGGCGCGGGCGACGACGGCACCGTCCGCCTGCACGCCGGCCAGGGCGAGCCGGACGTGATCGTGCGGCACTACCGCACCGGCGACGACATGCGGAAGGTGCACTGGCGCTCCACCGCGCGCCGTGACGAGATCATGGTCCGGGTCGAGGAGCGCCCGTGGCGCGGCGGCACCACCGTGCTGCTCGACCACCGCGCGGCCGCCCACCACGGCACCGGCCCGGCGGCGAGCCTGGAGTGGGCCGTCTCGTTCGCCGCTTCGGTTTCGCTGCACCTGCGCCGCTCGGGCCACCGCGTCCGGCTGGTCAACGAGCACGGCCTGACCCTGGCCGACGCCCCCGGCGACGGCGGCGAAGGCTACGACAACGTCGTGCTCGACGCGCTGGCCGCCCTGCAGCCAGCGCACCAGCGCGACATCACCCTCGGCCATGACCCGGCGGAGAGCCAGGAGCTGATCGCGGTGCTGGGCACCGTCAGCGCGGAATCCGTGCACGAGCTGTCCCGCTACCGCCGCCGCGGCGTCCGCAGCCTCGCGGTCCTGCTGGACACCCCGAGCTGGTCCGGCGCCCCCGAACAACGCGCGGCAGCCACCGAGGACTCGGCCGAGCTGCTCCGCGCGGCCGGCTGGGGCGTGGTCATCGCCGCGCCGCAGTCCTCCATGCCCCAGGTCTGGTCCGAGCTCTGCCGCACGGGCTCCAACCGCGGCGCCCTGATCGGCGGTGCCCGATGA
- a CDS encoding transglutaminaseTgpA domain-containing protein — MTATAPPRPPIPHTPTPQPPAPAPAWSSSVLPPAAAGGATLCAATSLTGVVNGWAWFGYLLVAVILVASTGLALRSLRAPTIAVGLGQLLVLLFLITGAFTTQGFLKIFPGPTAFGELQETLAASAEQIRTGLPPVDGTQPILCLVTIAIGLVAVLVDTLAVAAAAPAATGLVLLCVYAVPAALSDSLLPWWTFLLGAAAFPCLLAIDGSHRHRRWRNRDAPGSGGPARALQAPVAVVGAAIVLGLLGGGITVVGTVGKIPFGASDGTGGDGAGGFGVAPFTQLRGLLDQGANTELFQVRGLGSDRRLLRAFTLDTYTPNKGWGLRGGGQAQTGVLAGATLPAAPGDDGTGVSRQIQIEPTRWVDNWLPIYGAPRALRGVSPQWLYDRVSGAVFTTKSEPAPPYTETASLKEPTAAELRVTDPKSDEVPAAYTTIDRVDPRVVAKTDQIVAGQTNNFDKANALWQFFSAQNGFVYDTKTADATDADALADFILNGKRGYCEQYASAMAVMLRVAHIPARVAIGFTPGVQKGDYQSISSQDAHAWVEAYFGDKGWVSFDPTPLADGRGIVPPYLQQNDASSQQPNATDNLPTAPKSSAPTANNPLDKGQNQAAPGPAPDQGSSNGWLIALAVVLAVLGGLAVLAAYLLRSSRRRKGPGGQSPASGVPPPDGTPDGNLLVRTPTAAPADDRVHLAALWLPLAAGVLFVAAAGFLAALVTWWFALIVVLLLAGIGGPAAVRDFFRRRRLQAIAAHSPDAADAAWRELKAECADRGLPIPDSDTVRVAGQKIAANHHLDDPARESLRAVIGAVEKTWYSDVPTPDPHLGPAFDELRRGLGRTAPLPWRGRLFPKSVLRRRS; from the coding sequence ATGACCGCCACCGCGCCGCCGCGGCCGCCGATTCCGCACACCCCCACGCCGCAGCCCCCGGCCCCGGCCCCGGCGTGGTCGAGCAGCGTGCTGCCGCCGGCCGCGGCGGGCGGCGCGACGCTCTGCGCGGCCACCTCCCTGACCGGCGTCGTAAACGGCTGGGCCTGGTTCGGGTACCTGCTGGTCGCCGTCATCCTGGTCGCTTCGACCGGGCTGGCGCTGCGCTCGCTGCGGGCGCCGACCATCGCCGTCGGGCTCGGGCAGCTGCTGGTGCTGCTGTTCCTGATCACCGGCGCGTTCACCACCCAGGGCTTCCTGAAGATCTTCCCCGGCCCGACGGCGTTCGGGGAGCTGCAGGAGACGCTCGCGGCGTCCGCGGAGCAGATCCGCACCGGGCTGCCGCCGGTGGACGGCACGCAGCCGATCCTGTGCCTGGTGACGATCGCGATCGGGCTGGTCGCGGTGCTCGTCGACACGCTCGCGGTGGCCGCCGCCGCGCCGGCCGCCACCGGGCTGGTGCTGCTGTGCGTCTACGCGGTGCCCGCGGCGCTGTCCGACAGTTTGCTGCCCTGGTGGACATTCCTGCTCGGCGCGGCCGCGTTCCCCTGCCTGCTCGCCATCGACGGCAGCCACCGGCACCGGCGCTGGCGCAACCGTGACGCGCCCGGCTCCGGCGGTCCCGCCCGCGCGCTGCAGGCCCCCGTGGCCGTGGTCGGCGCGGCGATCGTGCTCGGCTTGCTCGGCGGCGGGATCACCGTGGTCGGCACGGTCGGCAAGATCCCGTTCGGCGCCAGCGACGGCACCGGCGGCGACGGCGCGGGCGGCTTCGGCGTCGCCCCGTTCACGCAGCTGCGCGGCCTGCTCGACCAGGGCGCGAACACCGAGCTGTTCCAGGTCCGCGGCCTCGGCTCGGACCGGCGGCTGCTGCGCGCGTTCACGCTCGACACCTACACGCCGAACAAGGGCTGGGGCCTGCGCGGCGGCGGCCAGGCGCAGACCGGCGTCCTGGCCGGCGCCACCCTGCCCGCCGCGCCGGGCGACGACGGCACCGGCGTGTCCCGTCAGATCCAGATCGAGCCCACCCGCTGGGTCGACAACTGGCTGCCGATCTACGGCGCCCCGCGCGCGCTGCGCGGTGTCTCGCCGCAGTGGCTGTACGACCGGGTCAGCGGCGCCGTCTTCACCACGAAGAGCGAGCCGGCGCCGCCGTACACCGAAACCGCTTCGCTGAAGGAGCCGACCGCCGCCGAACTGCGCGTCACCGACCCGAAGTCCGACGAGGTGCCGGCGGCGTACACGACGATCGACCGCGTCGACCCGCGGGTGGTCGCGAAGACCGATCAGATCGTGGCGGGCCAGACCAACAACTTCGACAAGGCCAACGCGCTGTGGCAGTTCTTCAGCGCGCAGAACGGTTTCGTCTACGACACGAAGACCGCTGACGCCACCGACGCGGACGCACTCGCCGACTTCATCCTCAACGGCAAGCGCGGCTACTGCGAGCAGTACGCGTCCGCGATGGCCGTGATGCTTCGGGTGGCGCACATCCCCGCGCGCGTCGCGATCGGCTTCACGCCGGGCGTGCAGAAGGGCGATTACCAGTCGATCAGCTCGCAGGACGCGCACGCGTGGGTCGAGGCGTATTTCGGCGACAAGGGCTGGGTCAGCTTCGACCCGACGCCGCTCGCCGACGGCCGCGGCATCGTCCCGCCGTACCTGCAGCAGAACGATGCCAGCTCCCAGCAGCCGAACGCCACCGACAACCTGCCGACCGCGCCCAAGTCCAGCGCGCCGACCGCGAACAACCCGCTGGACAAGGGCCAGAACCAGGCCGCCCCCGGCCCGGCGCCAGACCAGGGTTCGAGCAACGGCTGGCTGATCGCGCTCGCCGTCGTGCTGGCGGTGCTCGGCGGCTTGGCAGTGCTCGCGGCGTACCTGCTGCGCTCGTCGCGACGGCGAAAGGGCCCCGGTGGCCAGTCGCCCGCTTCCGGCGTTCCGCCACCGGACGGCACCCCCGACGGCAACCTCCTGGTCCGCACCCCCACCGCGGCCCCGGCCGACGACCGCGTCCACCTGGCCGCGCTGTGGCTGCCACTGGCCGCGGGCGTGCTGTTCGTGGCGGCGGCGGGTTTCCTGGCGGCGCTGGTGACGTGGTGGTTCGCGCTGATCGTGGTGCTGCTGCTGGCGGGCATCGGCGGTCCGGCCGCCGTCCGGGATTTCTTCCGCCGCCGCCGTCTCCAAGCCATCGCAGCCCACTCCCCCGACGCAGCCGACGCGGCGTGGCGTGAGCTCAAGGCCGAGTGCGCCGACCGCGGCCTGCCCATCCCGGACAGCGACACCGTCCGCGTGGCCGGCCAGAAGATCGCCGCGAACCACCACCTGGACGACCCGGCCCGCGAGAGCCTGCGCGCGGTGATCGGCGCCGTCGAGAAGACCTGGTACAGCGACGTGCCCACCCCAGACCCCCACCTGGGCCCCGCCTTCGACGAGCTGCGCCGCGGCCTCGGCCGCACCGCCCCCTTGCCTTGGCGCGGACGGCTGTTCCCGAAGTCGGTGCTGCGCCGCCGCTCCTGA
- a CDS encoding DUF3040 domain-containing protein codes for MPLSEHEQRLLDQIERELYAEDPKFASTVRGTRMRRPARRRRIQGIVLFVLGVALLVLGVVVPVLRVADIPLISVLGFLVMFFGVMMAVTSIRQGDTGKDNGPHNSGGGGGKQSSRRSSFTQRMEERFRQRFEEQ; via the coding sequence ATGCCACTCTCCGAGCATGAGCAGCGGCTGCTCGATCAGATCGAGCGCGAGCTCTATGCCGAGGACCCCAAGTTCGCATCGACGGTGCGTGGCACCCGGATGCGCCGCCCCGCTCGTCGACGGCGCATCCAGGGGATCGTCCTGTTCGTGCTGGGCGTCGCGCTGCTGGTGCTGGGGGTGGTGGTGCCCGTGCTGCGGGTCGCCGACATCCCGTTGATCAGCGTGCTGGGGTTCCTCGTGATGTTCTTCGGGGTGATGATGGCCGTCACGTCCATACGCCAGGGTGACACCGGCAAGGACAACGGCCCCCACAACAGCGGGGGAGGCGGCGGCAAGCAGTCGAGCCGTCGCAGCTCGTTCACCCAGCGCATGGAGGAACGCTTCCGCCAGCGCTTCGAAGAGCAATAA
- a CDS encoding DNA polymerase IV, which translates to MARYRVTTGAAALPDDTGCPILHVDMDAFFVSCELRTRPELVDRPVVVSGGGPRSVVAAANYPAREFGVRSAMPFSTAKRLCPQLVCIQPTSGLYGEVSRGVMDIFRDLTPLVEPLSLDEAFLDVGGALRRLGATPAQLGARIRERVVAEHGITCSVGVAKVKYVAKLASGMAKPDGMVVVPAAETLAFLHPLPVSALWGVGQRTEEHLRQQGLHTIADVAAAPPARLRRSLGRAVGDHLWALANGHDDRAVVPESAEKSIGAERTFEVDLHSRAELGLELLRLAERVGATLRARGLRGRTVSIKVRFADFRTITRARTLFTATDVARDIHRTAVDLLTEHAPTGAIRLIGVRVEALDTGEDGEQLLLASAEPRWRDAELAADVARSKFGAAAVRPASLLSPREQ; encoded by the coding sequence ATGGCCCGCTACCGCGTCACCACCGGTGCCGCGGCCCTGCCGGACGACACCGGCTGCCCGATCCTGCATGTCGACATGGACGCGTTTTTCGTCTCCTGTGAGCTGCGCACCCGGCCGGAGCTGGTGGACCGGCCGGTGGTCGTGTCCGGCGGAGGTCCGCGGTCGGTGGTGGCCGCGGCGAACTACCCGGCGCGCGAGTTCGGGGTGCGGTCCGCGATGCCGTTTTCCACGGCGAAGCGGCTGTGCCCGCAACTGGTCTGCATCCAGCCGACTTCGGGGCTGTACGGCGAGGTTTCGCGCGGGGTGATGGACATCTTCCGCGACCTGACGCCGTTGGTGGAGCCGCTGAGCCTGGACGAGGCGTTCCTGGACGTCGGCGGCGCGCTGCGGCGGCTGGGCGCCACTCCGGCCCAGCTGGGCGCGCGGATCCGGGAGCGGGTGGTGGCCGAGCACGGGATCACGTGTTCGGTGGGCGTGGCGAAGGTCAAGTACGTCGCCAAACTCGCGTCGGGCATGGCGAAGCCGGACGGGATGGTGGTGGTGCCGGCGGCCGAGACGCTGGCGTTCCTGCACCCGCTGCCGGTGTCGGCGCTGTGGGGAGTCGGGCAGCGGACCGAGGAGCACCTGCGTCAGCAGGGCCTGCACACGATCGCGGACGTCGCGGCGGCCCCGCCGGCCCGGCTGCGGCGCTCACTGGGCCGCGCGGTCGGCGACCACCTGTGGGCGTTGGCGAACGGCCACGACGACCGCGCGGTGGTGCCGGAGTCGGCGGAGAAGTCGATCGGCGCGGAGCGGACCTTCGAGGTCGACCTGCACAGCCGCGCCGAGCTGGGCCTGGAGCTGCTCCGCCTCGCCGAGCGCGTCGGCGCCACCCTGCGGGCCCGCGGCCTGCGCGGCCGCACGGTCTCGATCAAGGTGCGCTTCGCCGACTTCCGCACCATCACCAGGGCCCGCACCTTGTTCACCGCCACCGACGTGGCCCGCGACATCCACCGCACCGCCGTCGACCTCCTCACCGAACACGCCCCGACCGGCGCCATCCGCCTGATCGGCGTCCGCGTAGAAGCCCTGGACACCGGCGAAGACGGCGAACAACTCCTCCTCGCCTCCGCCGAACCCCGCTGGCGCGACGCAGAACTAGCCGCCGACGTCGCCCGCTCCAAATTCGGCGCGGCAGCGGTGCGGCCGGCGTCGCTGTTGTCGCCACGGGAGCAGTGA
- a CDS encoding methyltransferase domain-containing protein: MKTDTVAARGSGAVRRALEAELRAARARGVEQPAVVDVGGGSGGWAVPFASAGCLVTVVEPNPNALATLRRRAEEEGVSHRITVIADDSDALAAHVPAGSADLVLAHGLLEVVDDPAVVLAALAAAVAPGGAVSVLVANRNAAVLHRALAGRIAEAQRLLDGDDGIVPGERDTVLRRFDSAGLTGLLAAAGLELTLLQGDRVIADVVAGEVREDELAEFELAAAAVPALRDIAGRLHAMARRA; the protein is encoded by the coding sequence ATGAAGACCGACACCGTGGCGGCCCGGGGTTCCGGCGCCGTTCGCCGGGCGCTCGAGGCGGAGCTGCGCGCGGCCCGCGCCCGGGGCGTGGAGCAGCCGGCCGTCGTCGATGTCGGCGGCGGCAGCGGCGGCTGGGCGGTGCCCTTCGCCTCGGCCGGCTGCCTCGTGACGGTGGTCGAGCCCAACCCGAACGCGCTGGCGACGCTGCGGCGGCGCGCGGAGGAGGAGGGCGTCTCGCACCGGATCACGGTGATCGCGGACGACTCCGACGCGCTCGCGGCCCACGTGCCGGCCGGCTCGGCCGACCTGGTGCTGGCCCACGGGCTGCTCGAAGTGGTCGACGACCCGGCCGTGGTGCTCGCCGCGCTCGCGGCCGCCGTCGCGCCGGGCGGGGCGGTGTCGGTGCTCGTGGCCAACCGCAACGCGGCCGTGCTGCACCGCGCGCTGGCCGGCCGGATCGCCGAGGCCCAGCGGCTGCTCGACGGCGACGACGGCATCGTCCCGGGCGAGCGCGACACCGTGCTGCGCCGGTTCGACAGCGCCGGGCTGACCGGTCTGCTGGCCGCCGCCGGGCTCGAGCTGACCCTGCTGCAGGGCGACCGGGTGATCGCCGACGTGGTGGCCGGCGAGGTGCGCGAGGACGAGCTGGCGGAGTTCGAGCTGGCCGCGGCGGCGGTGCCCGCGCTGCGCGACATCGCGGGCCGGCTGCACGCGATGGCCCGGCGCGCCTGA
- a CDS encoding ParA family protein: MHTVAVLSLKGGVGKTTVALGIASAALRRGTRTLVADLDPQGNATTSLDPPYTDATLADVLETPARAVLERAIAPSVWSEEVDVLVGAEELELLNEPGPEGRRLENLSRALDELHQRPLREDPYELVIIDCPPSLGRLTKSALVAADSALIVTEPTMYAVAGAQRALEAIERIREEHNPDLRPIGVLVNKLRVRSYEHQFRVAELRENFGSLVMPTAIPDRLAVQQAQGACSPIHEWHSPGAQEIALTFNMVLAKILRSSRAGRHRVRGEEDAPDATDTPAEVSGNAG, translated from the coding sequence GTGCACACGGTCGCCGTACTCAGCCTCAAGGGTGGCGTCGGCAAAACGACGGTCGCGCTCGGTATCGCGTCGGCCGCTCTGCGTAGGGGGACGCGGACCCTCGTCGCCGACCTCGACCCGCAGGGCAACGCCACCACCTCGCTCGACCCGCCCTACACCGACGCGACGCTCGCCGACGTCCTGGAGACCCCGGCCCGCGCCGTGCTGGAGCGCGCCATCGCGCCGAGCGTGTGGTCCGAGGAGGTCGACGTCCTGGTCGGCGCCGAGGAGCTGGAGCTGCTCAACGAGCCCGGCCCCGAGGGGCGGCGGCTGGAGAACCTGTCCCGCGCGCTCGACGAGCTGCACCAGCGGCCGCTGCGTGAGGACCCGTACGAGCTGGTGATCATCGACTGCCCGCCGTCGCTGGGCCGGCTGACCAAGTCGGCGCTGGTCGCGGCCGACAGCGCGCTGATCGTCACCGAGCCCACGATGTACGCGGTGGCGGGCGCCCAGCGCGCACTGGAGGCGATCGAGCGGATCCGCGAGGAGCACAACCCGGACCTGCGCCCGATCGGGGTGCTGGTGAACAAGCTGCGCGTGCGCTCGTACGAGCACCAGTTCCGGGTCGCGGAGCTGCGGGAGAACTTCGGCTCGCTGGTGATGCCCACGGCGATCCCGGACCGGCTGGCGGTGCAGCAGGCGCAGGGCGCGTGCAGCCCGATCCACGAGTGGCACTCGCCCGGCGCGCAGGAGATCGCGCTGACGTTCAACATGGTGCTGGCCAAGATCCTGCGCTCCAGCCGCGCCGGGCGGCACCGCGTGCGCGGCGAAGAGGACGCGCCGGACGCCACCGACACGCCGGCGGAAGTCTCCGGCAACGCGGGCTGA
- a CDS encoding DNA-formamidopyrimidine glycosylase family protein, producing MPEGDTVFLAGKLLDKALAGKMLLRGEFRHPALATVDLSGRDVLGVGTVGKHLFTRFSGDLTLHSHLRMDGSWEIYRAGAKWRSPAHHARVILATADVQAVGFRLHDLELLPSAEAPGLVAHLGPDLLDPQWTDEHTARATAALAAEPGRELGEALLDQRVMAGVGNLYKVEICFLLRVSPWTPVSEVDAAKAVALARKLLLANAWRHEQVTTGDLTRGRRTWVYERTRQGCFRCGGRVLVAGQGDGVRRRPTWFCPRCQPGPHPEDRPEVFA from the coding sequence GTGCCCGAGGGCGACACCGTTTTCCTCGCCGGGAAGCTGCTCGACAAGGCGCTGGCCGGGAAAATGCTGCTGCGCGGCGAATTCCGCCATCCCGCACTGGCCACTGTGGACCTTTCCGGCCGTGACGTGCTGGGCGTCGGCACCGTCGGCAAGCACCTGTTCACGCGCTTCTCCGGCGATCTGACCCTGCACAGCCACCTGCGCATGGACGGCAGCTGGGAGATCTACCGCGCCGGCGCGAAGTGGCGGAGCCCAGCCCATCACGCGCGGGTGATCCTGGCGACCGCCGACGTGCAGGCCGTCGGTTTCCGCTTGCACGACCTGGAACTCCTGCCGTCCGCGGAGGCGCCCGGCCTCGTCGCCCACCTCGGCCCCGACCTGCTTGATCCACAATGGACGGACGAGCACACGGCCCGCGCCACGGCCGCGCTGGCCGCCGAGCCGGGCCGCGAACTCGGCGAGGCCCTGCTGGACCAGCGGGTCATGGCCGGCGTCGGGAACCTGTACAAGGTGGAGATCTGCTTCCTGCTCCGCGTCTCCCCGTGGACGCCGGTGTCCGAAGTGGACGCAGCGAAAGCCGTGGCGCTCGCCCGCAAGCTGCTGCTCGCCAACGCCTGGCGGCACGAGCAGGTGACCACCGGCGACCTCACCCGCGGCCGGCGCACCTGGGTGTACGAGCGGACCCGGCAAGGCTGCTTCCGTTGCGGTGGGCGCGTGCTGGTGGCCGGGCAGGGTGACGGCGTCCGGCGGCGGCCGACCTGGTTCTGCCCCCGCTGCCAGCCTGGGCCGCATCCGGAGGACCGCCCCGAAGTGTTCGCGTAA
- a CDS encoding GNAT family N-acetyltransferase yields the protein MLRPDYPITANRVILRPFTPDDLDALNSFQSRADVARYLYWGPRSRAESAAALAKRVHSSTLSQDGQILAVAVELAATGQLIGDLNLEYLSSEHRQGEIGFVFHPDHHGKGLALEAATELLRLGFEELGLHRIIGRCDGRNTASMALMERLGMRKEAHLRENEIVKGEWTDELVYAMLEDEWKATR from the coding sequence ATGCTCAGGCCCGACTACCCGATCACCGCGAACCGGGTGATCCTGCGCCCGTTCACGCCGGACGACCTCGACGCGCTGAACTCGTTCCAGTCCCGCGCCGACGTGGCCCGCTATCTCTACTGGGGCCCGCGCAGCCGCGCCGAGTCGGCCGCCGCCCTCGCGAAACGGGTGCACAGCTCGACTCTCAGCCAGGACGGCCAGATCCTTGCCGTCGCGGTCGAACTCGCCGCCACCGGCCAGCTGATCGGCGACCTGAACCTGGAGTACCTGAGCTCTGAGCACCGCCAGGGCGAGATCGGCTTCGTCTTCCACCCCGACCACCACGGCAAGGGCCTGGCGCTGGAGGCGGCCACCGAGCTGCTGCGGCTGGGCTTCGAAGAGCTGGGGCTGCACCGGATCATCGGCCGGTGCGACGGGCGCAACACCGCGTCGATGGCGCTGATGGAGCGTCTGGGGATGCGCAAGGAAGCCCACCTGCGGGAGAACGAGATCGTCAAGGGCGAGTGGACCGACGAACTGGTCTACGCCATGCTCGAGGACGAGTGGAAGGCCACACGCTGA